A window of Choloepus didactylus isolate mChoDid1 chromosome 23, mChoDid1.pri, whole genome shotgun sequence contains these coding sequences:
- the FBXO21 gene encoding F-box only protein 21 isoform X8 — protein sequence MAAAAVDNAMEVVPALAEEAAPDAAGLSCLVNLPGEVLEYILCSGSLTAADIGRVSSTCRRLRELCQSSGKVWKEQFRVRWPSLMKHYSPTDYVNWLEEYKVRQKAGLEARKIVASFSKRFFSEHVPCNGFSDIENLEGPEIFFEDELVCILNMEGRKALTWKYYAKKILYYLRQQKILNNLKAFLQQPDDYESYLEGAVYIDQYCNPLSDISLKDIQAQIDSIVELVCKTLRGINSRHPSLAFKAGESSMIMEIELQSQVLDAMNYVLYDQLKFKGNRMDYYNALNLYMHQVLIRRTGIPISMSLLYLTIARQLGVPLEPVNFPSHFLLRWCQGAEGAALDIFDYIYIDAFGKGKQLTVKECEYLIGQHVTAALYGVVNVKKVLQRMVGNLLSLGKREGIDQSYQLLRDSLDLYLAMYPDQVQLLLLQARLYFHLGIWPEKSFCLVLKVLDILQHIQTLDPGQHGAVGYLVQHTLEHIERKKEEVGVEVKLRSDEKHRDVCYSIGLIMKHKRYGYNCVIYGWDPTCMMGHEWIRNMNVHSLPHGHHQPFYNVLVEDGSCRYAAQGVVN from the exons ATGGCGGCGGCAGCGGTGGACAACGCGATGGAGGTGGTACCGGCGCTGGCGGAGGAGGCTGCGCCGGACGCGGCGGGCCTCAGCTGCCTCGTCAACCTGCCCGGAGAGGTGCTGGAGTACATCCTGTGCAGCGGCTCCCTGACGGCCGCCGACATCGGCCGCGTCTCCAGCACCTGCCGGCGGCTGCGCGAGCTGTGCCAGAGTAGCGGGAAGGTGTGGAAGGAGCAGTTCCGGGTGAG GTGGCCTTCCCTTATGAAACACTACAGCCCCACCGACTACGTCAATTGGTTGGAGGAGTATAAAGTTCGGCAAAAAGCTGGGTTAGAAGCTCGCAAGATTGTAGCCTCTTTCTCAAAGAGGTTCTTTTCAGAGCAC GTCCCTTGTAACGGTTTCAGTGACATTGAGAACCTTGAGGGACCAGAGATATTTTTTGAGGATGAACTGGTGTGTATCCTAAATATGGAAGGAAG aaAAGCTTTGACCTGGAAATATTACGCAAAAAAAATTCTTTACTACCTAcgacagcagaaaattttaaataatcttaAGGCTTTTCTTCAGCAGCCTGATGACTATGAGTCGTATCTTGAAG GTGCTGTATATATTGACCAGTACTGCAATCCTCTCTCCGACATCAGCCTCAAAGACATCCAGGCCCAGATTGACAGCATCGTAGAACTTGTTTGCAAAACACTGAGAGGCATAAACAGTCGACACCCCAGTTTGGCCTTCAAGGCAG GTGAATCCTCCATGATAATGGAGATAGAACTCCAGAGCCAGGTGTTGGATGCTATGAACTACGTCCTTTATGATCAACTCAAGTTCAAAGGGAATCGGATGGATTACTATAATGCCCTCAACTTATATATGCACCAG gtTTTGATCCGCAGAACAGGAATCCCAATCAGCATGTCTCTGCTCTATTTGACCATTGCCCGGCAACTGGGAGTGCCCCTGGAGCCCGTCAACTTCCCAAGTCACTTCTTGTTAAGGTGGTGCCAGGGTGCAGAGGG GGCGGCCCTGGACATCTTTGACTACATCTACATAGATGCTTTTGGGAAAGGCAAGCAACTGACGGTAAAGGAATGTGAATACTTGATCGGCCAGCATGTGACTGCAGCATTATACGGCGTGGTCAATGTAAAGAAAGTGTTACAACGTATGGTGGGAAACTTGTTAAGCCTGGGAAAGCG GGAAGGCATTGATCAGTCATACCAGCTCTTGAGAGACTCGTTGGATTTGTATCTGGCAATGTACCCGGACCAGGTACAACTTCTCCTCCTTCAAGCCAGGCTTTACTTCCACCTGGGAATCTGGCCAGAAAAG TCTTTCTGTCTTGTCTTGAAGGTGCTTGACATCCTACAGCACATCCAGACCCTCGACCCCGGGCAGCACGGGGCGGTGGGCTATCTGGTGCAGCACACCTTAGAGCACATTGAGCGCAAAAAGGAAGAGGTGGGAGTGGAGGTTAAGCTGCGTTCCGATGAGAAGCACAGAGACGTCTGCTACTCCATCGGACTCATTATGAAGCATAagag